A window of the Streptomyces formicae genome harbors these coding sequences:
- a CDS encoding DUF6801 domain-containing protein translates to MAHRTVSRGGGRKRGRVAATATALALGIVVPPSHADPSPQPQDIKAELGYTCALPDGSTGPAQIRVSTTLPSTAAVGETVQPSVVAVVVEMPAGSVTPLLGDDARAVTASTSLTIALAQSRHRAEAVWTGTGQAPAPVPDAGPLTVTTSGEVPSVTAGSPGDLTFSAAGLSLRLTPLTGEDGQQADSPVTLNCTPEEPSPELATVTVEETTAPSTGPSGPPTAPSVTTGSTPPSAPPSPQPREQEGTAAAQAAAAPPCAGDRNVPQYLVAYATGFSNVTKLKGAAEIPVSCARIIQGPQRPVFMNGKLHLLQDSFATLDHEGRPRTPPVEATFLGFGFMPTTATMQLEQMPLRTDDQGNPVANVKSDLRIDNAFDGVGQTVITMDLVVHITKVMVNGQALDVGARCRTRTPFTLTLTGNAVRRGGVFLPGSYTLVTGGPLTGEATIPAFSGCGAAEDLDPLFTASISGSPGYVKQIQGAPCASGVPVPDSRFCTPDVQPVDIPEPQR, encoded by the coding sequence ATGGCCCACCGGACAGTGTCACGGGGCGGCGGCCGGAAACGGGGCCGGGTGGCGGCCACCGCGACGGCGCTCGCCCTCGGAATCGTCGTCCCGCCCTCACACGCCGACCCCTCCCCTCAGCCGCAGGACATCAAGGCCGAACTCGGCTACACGTGCGCCCTGCCCGACGGATCGACCGGACCGGCACAGATCCGGGTGTCTACGACGCTCCCCTCAACGGCCGCGGTCGGCGAGACCGTTCAGCCGAGTGTCGTCGCCGTGGTCGTCGAGATGCCTGCGGGGTCCGTCACACCTCTCCTCGGCGACGACGCCCGCGCTGTCACGGCCTCCACCAGCCTCACGATCGCACTGGCCCAGTCGCGGCACAGGGCCGAGGCCGTCTGGACCGGCACCGGTCAGGCGCCCGCTCCCGTCCCTGACGCCGGCCCCCTGACCGTCACCACCTCGGGCGAGGTGCCGTCCGTCACGGCCGGTTCGCCCGGCGACCTCACGTTCTCCGCGGCCGGCCTCAGCCTTCGGCTCACACCCTTGACGGGCGAGGACGGACAGCAAGCGGACAGCCCGGTGACGCTGAACTGCACTCCGGAAGAGCCGAGTCCGGAACTCGCCACAGTGACCGTCGAGGAGACAACGGCGCCTTCGACCGGTCCCAGCGGCCCGCCCACCGCCCCCTCCGTCACCACGGGCAGCACACCACCCTCCGCTCCCCCCTCGCCTCAGCCACGCGAGCAGGAGGGCACGGCCGCTGCGCAGGCGGCGGCCGCACCCCCCTGCGCCGGCGACAGGAACGTCCCGCAGTACCTCGTCGCCTATGCCACAGGCTTTTCCAATGTCACCAAACTCAAGGGTGCCGCGGAGATCCCCGTTTCCTGCGCCCGCATCATTCAGGGACCGCAGCGACCCGTGTTCATGAACGGGAAACTCCACTTGCTCCAGGACTCCTTCGCGACGCTGGACCACGAGGGACGCCCCCGGACACCACCGGTCGAGGCGACGTTCCTGGGCTTCGGTTTCATGCCCACCACAGCGACCATGCAACTGGAGCAGATGCCCCTGCGCACGGATGACCAGGGGAATCCGGTGGCGAACGTCAAGTCCGACCTGCGTATCGACAACGCGTTCGACGGAGTAGGGCAGACCGTCATCACGATGGATCTGGTCGTGCACATCACCAAAGTCATGGTGAACGGACAGGCGTTGGACGTCGGCGCCCGGTGCCGCACCAGGACACCGTTCACCCTCACGCTGACCGGCAACGCGGTACGCCGCGGCGGCGTCTTCCTTCCTGGCAGCTACACCCTGGTCACCGGCGGCCCGTTGACCGGCGAGGCGACCATCCCGGCGTTCTCCGGATGCGGCGCGGCCGAGGACCTCGACCCGCTGTTCACCGCCTCCATCAGCGGCTCACCCGGCTACGTCAAGCAGATACAGGGCGCACCCTGCGCATCAGGTGTCCCCGTTCCGGACTCCAGGTTCTGCACGCCTGACGTCCAGCCGGTCGACATTCCGGAACCGCAGCGCTGA
- a CDS encoding MCE family protein yields the protein MKLPGMKLPRLKSVRERNPVAVSLVGLLVLALLGLAAFRAESLPFIGEGTTYTADFTEAAGLDEGDEVRVAGVKVGEVTAVGLDGAKVKVTFKVKDAWIGDSSTAAIAIKTLLGEKYLAVDPLGTHRQDPGRRIPASRTTSPYDVTQAFNDLGETIGEIDTEQLAKSFEAISATFRNSPPSVRSAATGLSALSRSVSERDAQLAELLKGSRQLTKTLSGKKSSFETLLEDGSLLLGELKARRDAIHRLLTGTRSLSTQLSGLVADNDRRLQPTLKALSRVTGVLVKNHKSLDAMLSLAGPYYRLVGNTLGNGRWFDSYVCGLVPKDYLPPGTPPATGCMPPKPGKGGAAS from the coding sequence ATGAAGCTGCCAGGGATGAAGCTGCCGCGGCTGAAGTCGGTGCGGGAACGCAACCCGGTCGCCGTGAGCCTCGTCGGCCTGCTCGTCCTCGCCCTCCTCGGTCTCGCCGCCTTCCGGGCCGAGTCCCTGCCCTTCATCGGCGAGGGCACCACCTACACCGCCGACTTCACGGAAGCGGCCGGACTCGACGAGGGCGACGAGGTCCGTGTCGCCGGGGTGAAGGTCGGCGAGGTCACCGCCGTCGGCCTCGACGGCGCCAAAGTGAAGGTCACCTTCAAGGTGAAGGACGCCTGGATCGGCGACTCCTCCACCGCCGCCATCGCCATCAAGACGCTGCTCGGCGAGAAGTACCTCGCCGTCGATCCCCTCGGCACCCACCGCCAGGACCCCGGCCGGCGGATCCCGGCCTCCCGCACGACCTCCCCGTACGACGTCACGCAGGCGTTCAACGACCTCGGCGAGACCATCGGCGAGATCGACACCGAGCAGCTCGCCAAGAGCTTCGAGGCCATCTCCGCCACCTTCAGGAACTCCCCGCCGAGCGTGCGCAGTGCGGCGACCGGACTGTCCGCACTGTCCCGCTCCGTCTCCGAGCGCGACGCGCAACTCGCCGAACTCCTCAAGGGCAGCAGGCAGCTGACGAAGACGCTCTCCGGGAAGAAGAGCAGCTTCGAGACGCTGCTGGAGGACGGCAGCCTGCTGCTCGGCGAACTGAAGGCCCGCCGGGACGCCATCCACCGGCTCCTCACCGGAACGCGCAGCCTGAGCACGCAGCTCAGCGGACTCGTCGCCGACAACGACCGCCGGCTCCAGCCCACGCTCAAGGCCCTGAGCCGGGTGACAGGCGTGCTGGTGAAGAACCACAAGAGCCTGGACGCGATGCTGTCGCTCGCCGGCCCCTACTACCGGCTCGTCGGCAACACCCTGGGCAACGGCCGCTGGTTCGACTCGTACGTCTGCGGTCTCGTCCCCAAGGACTATCTGCCCCCCGGTACGCCTCCCGCCACCGGATGCATGCCGCCCAAGCCAGGGAAGGGCGGTGCTGCCTCGTGA
- a CDS encoding ABC transporter ATP-binding protein, translating to MGIEVVVEGLTKSFGKQNIWQDVTLTLPAGEVSVMLGPSGTGKTVFLKSIIGLLKPERGRVLIDGVDMVNSRERDIYETRKLFGLMFQDGALFGSMTLFDNIAFPLREHTRRKEAEIRRIVMERMEMVGLVGAEGKLPGEISGGMRKRAGLARALVLDPQIILCDEPDSGLDPVRTAYLSQLLIDLNAQIDATMLIVTHNLDIAATVPDNMGMLFRRNLVTFGPREVLLTSEEPAVAQFLSGRREGPIGMSEEKDAATLALEQRTANGAPAPRPRRIVPQLEPSPGLPVRRAVQRRRERVLGMLAQLPEAARSAIMQSYAPAPAPAPAPAPAPRPPPRRARRERRHDRPAAGPAADTADTAGARAAPPPAPRPRPPP from the coding sequence ATGGGAATCGAGGTCGTGGTCGAGGGGCTCACCAAATCCTTCGGCAAGCAGAACATCTGGCAGGACGTCACGCTCACCCTCCCCGCCGGAGAAGTCAGCGTCATGCTCGGCCCCTCCGGCACCGGAAAGACGGTGTTCCTGAAATCCATCATCGGGCTGCTCAAACCTGAACGCGGACGCGTCCTCATCGACGGCGTCGACATGGTGAACAGCCGCGAGCGCGACATCTACGAGACCCGCAAGCTCTTCGGCCTGATGTTCCAGGACGGGGCGCTCTTCGGGTCGATGACCCTCTTCGACAACATCGCCTTCCCGCTGCGCGAGCACACCCGCAGGAAAGAGGCCGAGATCCGCCGCATCGTCATGGAGCGGATGGAGATGGTCGGCCTCGTCGGAGCCGAGGGGAAGCTGCCCGGGGAGATCTCCGGCGGTATGCGCAAGCGTGCAGGGCTCGCCCGCGCCCTGGTCCTCGATCCGCAGATCATCCTCTGCGACGAGCCCGACTCGGGCCTCGACCCGGTCCGCACCGCCTACCTCTCGCAGCTGCTGATCGACCTCAACGCCCAGATCGACGCGACGATGCTGATCGTCACGCACAACCTCGACATCGCCGCGACCGTGCCCGACAACATGGGGATGCTGTTCCGGCGGAACCTCGTCACGTTCGGGCCCCGGGAAGTCCTCCTCACCAGCGAGGAGCCGGCGGTCGCCCAGTTCCTCAGCGGGCGGCGCGAAGGGCCCATCGGGATGTCCGAGGAGAAGGACGCCGCCACCCTCGCGCTCGAACAGCGCACCGCCAACGGCGCCCCGGCGCCGCGGCCCCGGCGCATCGTGCCCCAGCTCGAACCCTCCCCGGGACTACCCGTTCGGCGGGCCGTGCAGCGGCGTCGCGAACGGGTCCTCGGCATGCTCGCCCAGCTCCCCGAAGCGGCACGCTCCGCCATCATGCAGAGCTACGCCCCGGCCCCCGCGCCCGCCCCGGCCCCGGCCCCGGCCCCGCGCCCGCCTCCGCGCCGGGCACGCAGGGAGCGCCGTCATGACCGCCCCGCCGCCGGTCCGGCCGCAGACACCGCCGACACCGCAGGCGCCCGAGCCGCCCCGCCCCCCGCTCCGCGTCCTCGCCCCCCTCCGTGA
- a CDS encoding MCE family protein, whose amino-acid sequence MRLPWTSGAPDTSDTTGTPGVRRRSIAGPLAKSIVFIAVTVATTTVLAFSIANTGVGDTVSYKARFTDVTGLIGGDSIRIAGVKVGQVESVRVADRRVAEVSFTVRKGRALPASVTASIKYLNMVGQRYIDLDQGTGPVGEVLMPGETVPLSRTTPALDLTQLFNGFQPLFEGLAPEEINDLAGSIVKVLQGDGGTVDSLIRHVGSLTTTVAAKDKVIGEVITNLNTVLKTVNDREEGFDDLVVTLQQLVSGFADDRKPLGEAVEAMGDLTTVTAGLIEDGRAPLKADIRELGRLSELLADSTPQVENFLTKTPAKMQALGRLASYGSWLNLYLCEAQVSGVRTSDGSEPPTGIAITEARCQG is encoded by the coding sequence GTGAGACTCCCCTGGACCTCCGGCGCCCCGGACACCTCCGACACCACCGGCACGCCCGGCGTCCGGCGCCGCAGCATCGCGGGGCCCCTGGCCAAGTCGATCGTGTTCATCGCCGTCACCGTCGCGACGACGACCGTGCTGGCGTTCTCCATCGCCAACACCGGAGTCGGCGACACGGTCTCCTACAAGGCCCGATTCACCGACGTCACCGGGCTCATCGGGGGCGACAGCATACGGATCGCCGGGGTGAAGGTCGGCCAGGTCGAGTCGGTCCGGGTGGCCGACCGGCGCGTCGCCGAGGTGTCCTTCACCGTACGCAAGGGCCGCGCGCTGCCCGCGTCGGTGACCGCGTCGATCAAGTACCTCAACATGGTCGGCCAGCGGTACATCGATCTCGACCAGGGGACCGGGCCCGTCGGCGAGGTCCTCATGCCGGGGGAGACCGTCCCGCTCTCCCGCACCACCCCGGCGCTCGACCTCACCCAGCTCTTCAACGGCTTCCAGCCGCTCTTCGAGGGACTGGCCCCGGAGGAGATCAACGACCTTGCGGGATCGATCGTGAAGGTGCTCCAGGGCGACGGCGGAACGGTCGACAGCCTGATCCGGCACGTCGGTTCGCTCACGACGACCGTCGCCGCCAAGGACAAGGTCATCGGCGAGGTCATCACCAACCTCAACACCGTCCTGAAGACCGTCAACGACCGCGAGGAGGGCTTCGACGACCTCGTCGTCACGCTCCAGCAGCTCGTCTCCGGATTCGCGGACGACCGCAAGCCGCTCGGTGAGGCGGTCGAGGCCATGGGCGATCTCACCACCGTCACAGCGGGCCTCATCGAGGACGGCAGGGCACCGCTGAAGGCGGACATCCGCGAGCTCGGCCGGCTCTCCGAACTCCTCGCCGACAGCACCCCGCAGGTCGAGAACTTCCTGACGAAGACCCCCGCCAAGATGCAGGCGCTCGGCCGGCTCGCCTCGTACGGCTCCTGGCTCAACCTCTACCTCTGCGAGGCCCAGGTCAGCGGAGTGCGGACATCCGACGGCAGCGAGCCGCCCACCGGCATCGCGATCACCGAGGCGAGGTGCCAGGGATGA
- a CDS encoding MCE family protein: MRRLPLIGAVAALALLTAGCGAPQLSGIQDLPLPGGADLGDRPYEISAEFADVLSLVPQSAVKVNDVAVGRVTDITLAPGSWSAKVTMRINGDVKLPADAYAHLEQSSLLGEKYVQLAPPPRTSTTPATAAGLLRAGAVIPLTRTNRNPEVEEVLGALSMLLNGGGINQIRTIATELNKAVGGNEPEVASVLKRLDTLVTSLDSNKTDITAALDGVNRLSATLATRKQQVGQILTGLSPGLKVLEQQRGSLLTMLRALGTLSTVAVDTVDKSKDDTIADLKALAPTLKALADSGKALPDSLQVLLTYPFTDEVLRGIKGDYLNLYLHVAAVPGTTVVPPLIPQEPTGGQSAAQLPLPLAQARGN, encoded by the coding sequence GTGAGAAGACTGCCGCTCATCGGCGCCGTGGCCGCTCTCGCGCTGCTGACCGCCGGCTGCGGCGCACCGCAGCTCTCCGGCATCCAGGACCTGCCCCTGCCCGGCGGCGCCGACCTCGGTGACCGTCCGTACGAGATCAGCGCCGAGTTCGCCGACGTGCTGAGCCTCGTACCGCAGTCGGCGGTCAAGGTGAACGACGTCGCCGTCGGCCGTGTCACCGACATCACCCTCGCGCCCGGCTCCTGGTCCGCCAAGGTCACCATGCGCATCAACGGCGACGTGAAGCTTCCCGCCGACGCCTACGCGCATCTCGAACAGTCCAGCCTGCTCGGCGAGAAGTACGTCCAGCTCGCCCCACCGCCCAGGACGTCGACCACACCGGCCACCGCCGCCGGGCTACTGCGCGCCGGAGCAGTGATCCCCCTGACCCGCACCAACCGCAACCCGGAGGTCGAGGAGGTGCTCGGCGCGCTCTCGATGCTCCTCAACGGCGGCGGCATCAACCAGATCAGGACCATCGCCACCGAACTCAACAAGGCCGTAGGCGGCAACGAACCCGAGGTCGCCTCCGTGCTGAAGCGGCTCGACACCCTGGTCACCAGCCTCGACAGCAACAAGACCGACATCACCGCCGCACTCGACGGCGTCAACCGGCTCTCCGCCACGCTCGCCACCCGCAAGCAGCAGGTCGGCCAGATCCTCACCGGGCTCAGCCCCGGCCTGAAGGTCCTCGAACAGCAGCGCGGCTCGCTGCTCACCATGCTGCGCGCCCTCGGGACCCTGTCCACGGTCGCCGTCGACACGGTCGACAAGAGCAAGGACGACACGATCGCCGACCTCAAGGCCCTCGCGCCCACGCTGAAGGCGCTCGCCGACTCCGGGAAGGCGCTGCCCGACTCGCTCCAGGTGCTGCTCACCTATCCGTTCACGGACGAGGTGCTGCGCGGCATCAAGGGTGACTACCTCAACCTCTATCTGCATGTGGCGGCCGTGCCCGGGACCACCGTCGTCCCCCCGCTGATCCCGCAGGAGCCCACGGGCGGGCAGTCCGCCGCGCAGCTTCCGCTCCCGCTCGCGCAGGCACGGGGGAACTGA
- a CDS encoding helix-turn-helix domain-containing protein has translation MPRTTQPSDVGEPLGPLPQEFAAIIRPELPSLIKEIGIEVTRAYPEYARLLNGPYGKAIQVGVEQNISAFVDQVASPSAPTTLRDEMCRRFGRFEAYEGRSLETLQGAYRLGARVALRRAKRIGRRYNLSPTLMLSFADALFAYVDELEALSREGYLEVQAQTVEQAETLRRRLLHLILAGPPVPRTAITELSEQTGWPLPECVTLVALRPPAEVDRAALDNDVLVDLSDPQPHLLIPGAFGESRRRMLQAALRAACGAVGLTVPTATAADSVRWARKLLELIDADVVEDAPLTLCDDHLVTLWLLSDPALLDQLTERELAPVVSLTATRRDRLVETLRVWLDTRGTAAQMGELLDVHPQTVRYRMRTLESIFGDQLTDPESRFATEIVLRARHLRERATRNGRRPPTRTDAGSRASTAQ, from the coding sequence ATGCCGAGAACCACCCAGCCGTCGGACGTGGGTGAGCCGCTGGGGCCGCTGCCCCAGGAGTTCGCCGCGATCATCCGTCCCGAACTGCCCAGCCTGATCAAGGAGATCGGGATCGAGGTGACCCGCGCCTATCCGGAGTACGCGCGGCTGCTCAACGGTCCGTACGGAAAGGCCATCCAGGTCGGGGTGGAGCAGAACATCTCGGCCTTCGTCGACCAGGTCGCATCGCCGTCCGCCCCGACCACACTGCGGGACGAGATGTGCCGCCGGTTCGGCCGGTTCGAGGCGTACGAGGGACGGAGCCTGGAGACGCTCCAGGGGGCTTACCGGCTCGGGGCGCGGGTGGCGCTGCGGCGGGCCAAGCGGATAGGCCGCCGGTACAACCTCTCCCCCACGCTGATGCTGAGCTTCGCCGACGCGCTCTTCGCCTACGTGGACGAACTCGAAGCGCTGTCCAGGGAAGGCTACTTGGAGGTGCAGGCGCAAACCGTAGAGCAGGCGGAGACGCTGCGGCGCCGACTGCTGCATCTGATCCTGGCCGGCCCGCCCGTGCCCCGTACGGCCATCACCGAGCTCTCCGAGCAGACCGGCTGGCCGCTGCCGGAGTGCGTGACGCTGGTCGCGCTGCGGCCTCCGGCCGAGGTCGACAGGGCCGCACTGGACAACGACGTCCTCGTCGATCTCTCGGACCCGCAGCCGCATCTGCTGATCCCCGGCGCGTTCGGCGAGAGCCGAAGACGCATGCTCCAGGCGGCACTTCGCGCCGCCTGCGGCGCTGTCGGTCTGACCGTCCCGACCGCGACCGCCGCCGACTCCGTCCGCTGGGCCCGCAAACTCCTCGAACTCATCGACGCGGACGTCGTCGAGGATGCGCCGCTGACTCTCTGCGACGACCATCTGGTCACCCTGTGGCTGCTCTCCGACCCGGCTCTCCTCGACCAGCTCACCGAACGCGAACTCGCCCCGGTCGTCTCCCTCACCGCCACCCGCCGCGACCGGCTCGTCGAAACCCTCCGGGTCTGGCTGGACACCCGTGGCACGGCCGCGCAGATGGGCGAACTCCTCGACGTCCACCCGCAGACCGTCCGCTACCGGATGCGCACTCTGGAGTCCATCTTCGGCGACCAGCTCACCGATCCCGAGAGCCGCTTCGCCACGGAGATCGTGCTGCGGGCCAGGCATCTGCGCGAGCGGGCGACGCGCAACGGCCGCCGGCCGCCGACTCGTACGGATGCCGGTTCCCGTGCATCCACCGCGCAGTGA
- a CDS encoding MlaD family protein, protein MLTLATRLKNVAFLLIGVLVLGFVGIRYADLGRYAGMDGYYTVRVQLDRTGGLFTHSNVTYRGVSVGRVGPIRLTDEGVEAELRIEDSAPRIPADLEAVVASLSAVGEQYIDLRPVGDTGPYLREGSVVDQASTQVPAPVTDVLTSIDQLASSVDLEALRTAVDEFGAALGGRGDDLQVLMDSGNDFVMAADEALPVSVRLMEDGETVLRTQAEQSQALTSFAHGARELAGQLKSSDSDLRRLIATAPDAAGQISGLLRDLEPGLGVVVANLLTTSEVAVTRQRGIEELLVRLPAVAAAGSTAVNDKGASFGMSVTFFEPLPCVEGYGSTVYRNGLDTTAAKPPFNTKARCTAPPSSGKNVRGSANAPGGGPVPDPAEPGSRPLPPLALPAVPDSPSGTDGADGADGTAGMAGLLGLEAGR, encoded by the coding sequence ATGCTGACACTCGCCACCCGCCTCAAGAACGTCGCCTTCCTCCTCATCGGCGTCCTGGTGCTCGGCTTCGTCGGCATCCGCTACGCCGACCTCGGCCGCTACGCCGGCATGGACGGCTACTACACCGTACGCGTCCAACTCGACCGGACCGGCGGGCTGTTCACCCACTCCAACGTCACCTACCGGGGCGTGTCGGTGGGCCGGGTCGGTCCGATCCGGCTCACCGACGAGGGCGTCGAGGCCGAGCTGCGGATCGAGGACTCCGCGCCCCGGATCCCCGCCGACCTGGAGGCGGTCGTCGCCTCGCTCTCCGCCGTCGGCGAGCAGTACATCGACCTGCGGCCCGTCGGCGACACAGGCCCCTATCTGCGCGAGGGCTCCGTCGTCGACCAGGCGTCCACGCAGGTGCCGGCGCCCGTCACCGACGTCCTCACCAGCATCGACCAGCTGGCGTCGTCCGTCGACCTGGAGGCGCTGCGGACCGCCGTCGACGAGTTCGGGGCGGCGCTCGGCGGACGCGGCGACGACCTCCAGGTGCTGATGGACAGCGGCAACGACTTCGTCATGGCGGCGGACGAGGCCCTGCCGGTCTCGGTCCGGCTCATGGAGGACGGTGAGACGGTGCTGCGCACCCAGGCCGAACAGAGCCAGGCGCTCACGTCCTTCGCCCACGGCGCCAGGGAACTGGCCGGGCAGCTCAAGAGCTCCGACAGTGATCTGCGGCGGCTGATCGCCACCGCACCGGACGCGGCGGGCCAGATCAGCGGACTGCTCCGGGACCTCGAACCCGGCCTCGGCGTCGTCGTCGCCAATCTGCTCACCACGTCGGAGGTGGCCGTGACCCGGCAGCGCGGCATCGAGGAACTGCTCGTACGTCTCCCCGCCGTCGCTGCCGCCGGCTCGACCGCCGTCAACGACAAGGGCGCGAGCTTCGGCATGTCGGTCACGTTCTTCGAGCCGCTGCCCTGCGTCGAGGGCTACGGCTCGACGGTGTACCGCAACGGTCTCGACACCACCGCCGCGAAGCCGCCCTTCAACACCAAGGCCCGCTGCACCGCGCCGCCGAGCAGCGGCAAGAACGTCCGCGGCAGCGCCAACGCGCCCGGCGGCGGCCCCGTTCCGGACCCGGCCGAGCCCGGCTCGCGGCCCTTGCCGCCGCTGGCACTGCCCGCCGTACCCGACTCACCGTCCGGCACGGACGGGGCGGACGGGGCGGACGGGACAGCGGGAATGGCCGGACTGCTGGGGCTGGAGGCCGGCCGATGA
- a CDS encoding MlaE family ABC transporter permease: MSMLGWLDRSGDQLTFYLRALLWIPRTLRRYLKEVQRLLAEVAFGSGGLGVIGGTIGVMIAMTLFTGTVVGLQGYAALNQIGTSAFTGFVSAYFNTREIAPLVAGLALSATVGAGFTAQLGAMRINEEVDALEAMGVRSMPYLVTTRIIAGVVAIIPLYAIGLLSSYLASRWVTVVFNGQSEGTYDHYFGLFLSPDDVLLSILKVLIFSVMVILAHCYYGFRASGGPAGVGVAVGRSVRNAIVLISVTDFFLSLAIWGATTTVKVAG; this comes from the coding sequence ATGTCGATGCTCGGCTGGCTGGACCGGTCAGGGGACCAGCTCACCTTCTACCTCCGCGCACTCCTCTGGATCCCGCGGACCCTGCGCCGCTACCTCAAGGAGGTCCAGCGCCTCCTCGCCGAAGTCGCCTTCGGCAGCGGCGGACTCGGTGTCATCGGCGGCACGATCGGCGTGATGATCGCGATGACCCTGTTCACCGGCACGGTCGTCGGCCTCCAGGGGTACGCCGCGCTCAACCAGATCGGCACCTCCGCCTTCACCGGCTTCGTCTCCGCGTACTTCAACACCCGCGAGATCGCGCCCCTCGTCGCCGGACTCGCCCTCTCCGCCACCGTCGGTGCCGGCTTCACCGCCCAGCTCGGCGCCATGCGGATCAACGAGGAGGTCGACGCGCTCGAAGCGATGGGCGTGCGCTCGATGCCGTACCTCGTCACCACCCGCATCATCGCCGGAGTCGTCGCGATCATCCCGCTGTACGCGATCGGACTGCTCAGCTCCTACCTCGCCTCCCGCTGGGTCACCGTCGTCTTCAACGGCCAGTCGGAAGGCACCTACGACCACTACTTCGGGCTCTTCCTCTCCCCGGACGACGTCCTCCTGTCGATCCTCAAGGTGCTGATCTTCAGCGTCATGGTGATCCTCGCGCACTGCTACTACGGCTTCCGCGCCTCGGGCGGCCCCGCCGGGGTCGGTGTCGCGGTCGGCCGGTCGGTACGGAACGCGATCGTGCTGATCAGCGTCACCGACTTCTTCCTCTCGCTCGCGATCTGGGGCGCGACCACGACGGTGAAGGTGGCGGGATGA
- a CDS encoding MlaE family ABC transporter permease: MTAPPPVRPQTPPTPQAPEPPRPPLRVLAPLRETGKLFALAAAVTRAIFRRPFQVREFIEQFWFIASVTILPAALVSIPFGAVIALQVGSLTEQLGAQSFTGGASVLAVIQQASPLIVALLISGAGGSAICADLGSRKIREELDAMEVMGVSPVQRLVVPRVLATMSVAVLLNGLVSVVGTLGGYFFNVIMQNGTPGAYLSSFSALAQLPDLYISEIKALIFGFIAGIVAAHRGLGPRGGPKGVGDAVNQSVVITFLLLFFVNTVLTAVYLQIVPPKGG; the protein is encoded by the coding sequence ATGACCGCCCCGCCGCCGGTCCGGCCGCAGACACCGCCGACACCGCAGGCGCCCGAGCCGCCCCGCCCCCCGCTCCGCGTCCTCGCCCCCCTCCGTGAGACCGGAAAGCTCTTCGCGCTCGCCGCCGCCGTCACCCGCGCGATCTTCCGGCGGCCCTTCCAAGTCCGCGAGTTCATCGAGCAGTTCTGGTTCATCGCGAGCGTGACGATCCTCCCGGCCGCCCTGGTCTCCATCCCCTTCGGCGCGGTCATCGCGCTCCAGGTCGGCTCGCTCACCGAGCAGCTCGGCGCCCAGTCCTTCACCGGCGGCGCCAGCGTCCTCGCCGTCATCCAGCAGGCGAGCCCGCTCATCGTCGCCCTGCTGATCTCCGGCGCCGGCGGCTCCGCCATCTGCGCCGACCTCGGCTCCCGGAAGATCCGCGAGGAGCTCGACGCGATGGAGGTCATGGGCGTCTCGCCCGTCCAGCGCCTCGTCGTCCCGCGCGTCCTCGCCACCATGTCCGTCGCCGTCCTCCTCAACGGTCTGGTCTCCGTCGTCGGCACCCTCGGCGGCTACTTCTTCAACGTCATCATGCAGAACGGAACTCCGGGCGCCTACCTCTCCAGCTTCTCCGCACTCGCCCAGCTGCCCGACCTCTACATCAGCGAGATCAAAGCCCTGATCTTCGGCTTCATCGCGGGCATCGTCGCCGCCCACCGCGGCCTGGGCCCCCGCGGCGGACCCAAGGGCGTCGGCGACGCCGTCAACCAGTCCGTCGTCATCACCTTCCTCCTGCTGTTCTTCGTGAACACGGTCCTCACGGCGGTCTACCTCCAGATCGTGCCGCCGAAGGGGGGCTGA